In the Candida orthopsilosis Co 90-125, chromosome 7 draft sequence genome, ACGGGACATCATTTATCTTGTGTTTTCACGATTGATGGTAAGGATGAATTACGATATTATTCACCAATCTCAAATCAGTTCGATGCTGGATTTTTCGATATTTTGGTCAAACATTATCCTCATGGGAAAGTGACTAGTAAATTAGCTTCGGTACAAATCGGTCAAACGGTTAAATTTAGAGGTCCAGTGGGAACATTGGACTATACGccaaatgaaacaaaaacattgGGGTTGATTGCGGGTGGAACTGGTATAACTCCAATTTTGCAAGTTATAACTAAAGTCATAACTAACCCTGAAGATAAAACTGAACTCAAAGTGATTTTTGCATGTCAAACCCCCAATCAAATCTTGTTGAAGCTGGAATTAGATTCTATTGCAGAGAAGTATCCCAAATTGTCAGTGTATTATACTGTGGATAATCCTAGTGAAGAATGGACTGGTGGTGTTGGATACGTGTCGAAGGAAATGATTAAGACTATGTTTGATGACAAGGAAAACacaaagattttgatgtCGGGCCCACCAGCCATGAAGAGTCACATTAATGGattacttgatgaattggattgGGATAAGGAAAAAGTATTCtacttttgaaaaggatCCATGAACGTACAAAGAATGGTGACAATGTTTATAGAATAAGTCTTACAGATGCATTTTTGTTGGGTTTCGTTTAAGTCGTAGATTGATTCTTGTAGGTACTGTAAAAGTCATTAGCTGTCGCCTACCTACTATTTGCATTATTGTGGTCTCTGGAGTTGCAAAGTGGGGTCTAATTTATGACAGTTATACTTTGGCAACCGGGACTTTCCTAACGCCGTGAAAGCCGTGGTTTTCACCGATTCTGTCTctatatttgaaaataggTGGCCGGTCGGCCGAATATGATAGGTTTGATTaattgttgagttgagTTTTAGAGTTTTATTGGTTGATACCAATGAAATACTTAGTTCGGTGTATTTCCCAAAGGGGTAATAACCGAGAATTTTGCTTCAAAACTGCAGTCAATCACAATTTTGGTATCATCGCAAGAGGGGTTGTCCCCATCTTAGACACTGGGTGTTTCTAGGTATTCACCTATATTTAGCCATTCTATTCCCATACTCTGTTATCACATGCTTTTTAACAAAGCCCTACTAACCCTTGAAATACgcattgttgaatttccCCCAAAGTCTTTATAGTCGTAGTTGTTTTGAGTTGagtttatttgaaattttataTCGACAATGGGAGGATATATAATACTAACAAAAGTGCCATTTACCATCGTTCTTTCTACCTCCTTAAGCATTCTAACAAGTAACAAACATGCCAACCAGATCCAAATTTTACAACCCAGAAACGGCGCATTATTATAATCCTAAAACagaaagaaaagttgtGATAATTACGGGAGGAAATTCGGGTATCGGATGGTACACAACACTCCATTTGTATCTCCATGGTTATGTGATATATATGGCTGGAAGAACTGAGCTGAAGGTTAGAAAAGCgtttgaagatattgaaaaagaagcacAAGCAAGAATAACCAAAGAAGGAAAACCAAATCATATTTTTGGCGAATTACACTATATTCatattgatttattggaCTTGTCGTCGGTTCCAAAAGCAGTTGAAGAATTCTTTGCCGCTAGAGAAGACAAATTGGATGTGTTGATAAACAATGCTGGTATCATGGCGGTGCCATTTGAGGTGACCAAGGATGACTATGAGATTCAATACCAAGTGAATTTTGTGGCCCATTTTCTCTTGactcttcaattgatccCTTATTTGCAAAAGACTGTTGATGCTGGAGAAACTCCCAGAATTATTAATTTATCCTCAATTGGACACAACTTCTCCTACAAGTATTTCAAACCAGAGAATAATAAGACAAACACATTTCCAAACAGTATTTTTACTTGGGTTCGGTATGGTATTGCAAAGACAGctgaaattcaaatcaccaaGGAATGGGCTATCAAATATCCAAAGTTTTTGTCAATCGCTATTCATCCAGGTGCTATATTGGGCACCAATTTATATGATTACTGGCGTCAAGCTCCTATTATGAAGTACCCAGCAAAtgcaatttttgcaatctttgataaatttatGGGTGTTTCTAATGAAGAAGGTGCTTTGGCTACGTTAAGAGCAGTTATGGATCCGAATTTGAACACTAAAAAAGATAACGGTGGGTACTTAGTTACCGGTGGTGTTTTTGACAAACCAAGTAAAGTCGCTAGTAACCTGAAATATGCAAAGCAAACATGGGATTGGaatattgaacaattggagAAACGTGGATTTGATGTAGCAGTAAAAAAGTAATTGCTAATTTAGAACAGTTTGTAGGTCCATTTAGTTTTACAGTTGAATTTAGTTTTGCTTAGTTAAATGCGTCTCAATCGTTGGTCTTTTCCGTTTGCCGAAGATGAAAGCAAATATATGATACGTAAGGTAGAGTGGTTGATCATTTTGTACTTGTGTTTCGGAATTAAATCTAAATTGAGTAATGAGCGATAATTTCATCtatcaaaacaatagataaaaagaaaaacgGAAAACCCGAAAACCCGCAAAACGTTAAATCGTCGAATTAAACCAACTTGATACACTAAGCCTATATACTGGAGGCACAGCACCAACTGCTATATATATAGAGATCAGTATTCACttgctttttcaaaattactCAACTCAAACCATTTGTCTTATCAGATATACATCCAAAGTTTACAGTACAATCAACACTATATTAATATGACTTCacaaccaattgaaattcccGGTAAATTCGGATTTGGAACCATGTCAATGACATGGACATCgcaaccaccaccattcCAACAATCAATCGAtacattgaaatttgttaCTTCTCATCCGGAATACGGAGTTAAACTTCTCAATGGTGGT is a window encoding:
- a CDS encoding oxidoreductase gives rise to the protein MADTDDKRKLLANPLHGIVIPIGLLLFGTWLFSWSYMPYTIAFIIIICSIQYYLATQRRSSMHQTIWRDFELIDRTMVAPMTAIYRFKLGREDEILDIPTGHHLSCVFTIDGKDELRYYSPISNQFDAGFFDILVKHYPHGKVTSKLASVQIGQTVKFRGPVGTLDYTPNETKTLGLIAGGTGITPILQVITKVITNPEDKTELKVIFACQTPNQILLKSELDSIAEKYPKLSVYYTVDNPSEEWTGGVGYVSKEMIKTMFDDKENTKILMSGPPAMKSHINGLLDELDWDKEKVFYF
- a CDS encoding oxidoreductase; the encoded protein is MPTRSKFYNPETAHYYNPKTERKVVIITGGNSGIGWYTTLHLYLHGYVIYMAGRTESKVRKAFEDIEKEAQARITKEGKPNHIFGELHYIHIDLLDLSSVPKAVEEFFAAREDKLDVLINNAGIMAVPFEVTKDDYEIQYQVNFVAHFLLTLQLIPYLQKTVDAGETPRIINLSSIGHNFSYKYFKPENNKTNTFPNSIFTWVRYGIAKTAEIQITKEWAIKYPKFLSIAIHPGAILGTNLYDYWRQAPIMKYPANAIFAIFDKFMGVSNEEGALATLRAVMDPNLNTKKDNGGYLVTGGVFDKPSKVASNSKYAKQTWDWNIEQLEKRGFDVAVKK